One genomic segment of Salinigranum rubrum includes these proteins:
- a CDS encoding DUF3267 domain-containing protein: MSPGTRRERPSRWRDPPDPPAGYGPPSPFEYPALWLQVAAFGLALASLVGYAVVLLALRGPGLVERFVRVDPIPDGLVITPDLFLLGGVFVAVVVGVPVVHELVHATVYRLLGYDVSYGVAPAVGGLYVAAFGQFQTRRANLAVAFAPLAVLTPVGLLGMVLGGPVVQAVAYLGLVLNTAGAVGDLYLAWVLVRLPAGTLMFEAVPPNAYVYEPLSAER, encoded by the coding sequence ATGTCACCTGGGACACGGCGCGAGCGTCCGAGTCGGTGGCGCGACCCGCCGGACCCACCGGCCGGGTACGGGCCGCCGTCCCCCTTCGAGTATCCGGCCCTGTGGCTCCAGGTCGCCGCGTTCGGTCTGGCTCTCGCCTCGCTGGTCGGCTACGCGGTCGTGCTCCTCGCGCTCCGGGGACCGGGTCTCGTCGAGCGGTTCGTCCGCGTCGACCCCATCCCCGATGGCCTCGTCATCACGCCCGACCTGTTCCTCCTCGGCGGCGTCTTCGTCGCGGTCGTCGTCGGGGTTCCGGTCGTCCACGAACTCGTCCACGCCACCGTCTATCGACTCCTCGGCTACGACGTCTCCTACGGGGTCGCCCCGGCCGTCGGCGGCTTGTACGTCGCCGCGTTCGGGCAGTTCCAGACCCGTCGCGCGAACCTCGCCGTCGCGTTCGCGCCGCTGGCCGTCCTGACGCCGGTCGGTCTGCTCGGGATGGTCCTCGGCGGCCCGGTCGTGCAGGCGGTCGCGTATCTCGGCCTCGTCTTGAACACCGCCGGTGCCGTCGGCGACCTCTACCTCGCGTGGGTGCTCGTCCGGCTTCCGGCCGGGACCCTGATGTTCGAAGCCGTGCCGCCGAACGCGTACGTCTACGAACCGCTCTCGGCCGAGCGGTGA
- a CDS encoding HAH_0734 family protein: MKKLIVRGDPGIRRDAIIEWDGEEQVCFAIDRQGEFHGPDEVQLWCTIGTEAEREAFDKREYVPHFLEVDSVDAEALTVIQKRGV, encoded by the coding sequence ATGAAGAAGCTCATCGTCCGCGGCGACCCCGGCATCCGGCGAGACGCCATCATCGAGTGGGACGGCGAGGAGCAGGTCTGTTTCGCCATCGACCGACAGGGCGAGTTCCACGGCCCCGACGAGGTCCAGTTGTGGTGTACCATCGGGACCGAAGCGGAGCGCGAGGCGTTCGACAAGCGCGAGTACGTCCCCCACTTCCTCGAAGTCGACTCCGTCGACGCCGAGGCGCTCACCGTCATTCAGAAGCGCGGCGTCTGA
- a CDS encoding glycosyltransferase, giving the protein MSNVGVVVPAYRPDTARFTSYLAAIDEVCSPAVLRVELDDPRPGTLDALRACSVPVEVSTSDGRRGKGAAITAGFESLAPRVSTLAFADADGSTPADSLADVVRPVVDGRADLAVGSRRHPAADIVSHQTLARRRLGDGFAWLARRFLDVSLYDYQCGAKALSTETWAAVREHLYEPGFAWDIELIAVAGALDCRVAEVPVTWEDHPESTVSTADTTLRLGLALVRSRHRARSLRQDRLHTLLDRSRDSGPSLVERLGADAVDD; this is encoded by the coding sequence ATGAGTAACGTCGGTGTCGTCGTCCCCGCCTACCGCCCCGACACCGCGCGGTTCACGAGCTACCTCGCGGCCATCGACGAGGTGTGCTCCCCCGCCGTCCTCCGCGTCGAACTCGACGACCCCCGCCCCGGGACCCTCGATGCCCTCCGCGCGTGTTCGGTGCCGGTCGAGGTGTCGACGAGCGACGGTCGCCGCGGGAAGGGCGCGGCCATCACCGCCGGATTCGAATCGCTCGCCCCCCGTGTGTCGACCCTCGCGTTCGCCGACGCGGACGGCTCGACCCCGGCCGACTCGCTCGCCGACGTCGTCCGGCCGGTCGTCGACGGCCGTGCGGACCTCGCCGTCGGCTCGCGGAGACACCCCGCCGCCGACATCGTCTCCCACCAGACGCTCGCCCGCCGCCGACTCGGCGACGGCTTCGCGTGGCTCGCCCGCCGGTTCCTCGACGTCTCCCTCTACGACTACCAGTGCGGCGCGAAGGCGCTCTCGACCGAGACGTGGGCCGCGGTCCGCGAACACCTCTACGAACCGGGGTTCGCGTGGGACATCGAACTCATCGCCGTCGCCGGGGCGCTCGACTGCCGCGTCGCCGAGGTGCCGGTCACGTGGGAGGACCACCCCGAGTCGACGGTTTCGACCGCCGATACGACCCTCCGGCTGGGACTGGCGCTGGTTCGCTCTCGGCACCGCGCCCGGTCGCTCCGCCAGGACCGCCTGCACACCCTCCTCGACCGGTCCCGCGACAGCGGCCCCTCGCTCGTCGAGCGACTCGGTGCCGACGCGGTGGACGACTGA
- a CDS encoding GtrA family protein: MSVVDALLSGRRFGKFASVGAVGAVFDVTTSTVLRELGVFPELAVFVGIEVAIVVMFLLNDNWTFAEQGSAGVGAALRRLLRSNLVRAGGILVQLATFRFFYRVVALDLTVLDIDGWFVVSKVAGIGTGMLVNYVAESLVTWRVGRS; this comes from the coding sequence ATGTCGGTCGTCGACGCGCTCCTCTCGGGCCGACGCTTCGGCAAGTTCGCTTCCGTCGGTGCTGTCGGCGCCGTCTTCGACGTGACGACGTCGACGGTGCTGCGCGAACTCGGCGTCTTTCCCGAACTCGCGGTGTTCGTCGGTATCGAGGTGGCCATCGTCGTCATGTTCCTCCTCAACGACAACTGGACGTTCGCCGAGCAGGGGTCGGCGGGTGTCGGCGCCGCGCTCCGTCGACTCCTGCGGTCGAACCTCGTCCGTGCGGGCGGCATCCTCGTCCAGTTGGCGACGTTCCGGTTCTTCTACCGCGTCGTCGCTCTCGACCTGACCGTCCTCGATATCGACGGCTGGTTCGTCGTCTCGAAGGTCGCCGGCATCGGGACCGGAATGCTCGTCAACTACGTCGCGGAGAGCCTCGTCACGTGGCGGGTGGGGCGTAGCTGA
- a CDS encoding lactate utilization protein, with product MSQLKTDYDDVGIAEELDELPSDEELDEAVANLEANGFDVTVVDTSEEALEAVSSLIPDGASVMDGHSTTLEEIGFMDYLTEGDHAWENLHAQVWAIDDDEERATARREAQTADYFVGGINAVARTGELVAADRSGSRIGAYPFAAENVVVVSGVNKVVEDLDAALDRLESVAYPLENERAQDAYGVESAIAKQLIFRKELAEGRTSLVLVREQLGY from the coding sequence ATGTCCCAGCTAAAAACCGACTACGACGACGTAGGAATCGCCGAGGAACTCGACGAACTCCCGAGCGACGAGGAACTCGACGAGGCCGTCGCGAACCTCGAAGCGAACGGGTTCGACGTCACGGTCGTCGACACCTCCGAGGAGGCGCTCGAAGCCGTCTCGTCTCTCATCCCCGACGGCGCCTCCGTGATGGACGGTCACTCGACGACCCTCGAAGAGATCGGATTCATGGACTACCTCACCGAGGGCGACCACGCGTGGGAGAACCTCCACGCCCAGGTGTGGGCCATCGACGACGACGAGGAGCGGGCCACCGCCCGACGGGAGGCCCAGACGGCCGACTACTTCGTCGGCGGCATCAACGCCGTCGCGCGCACGGGTGAACTGGTCGCCGCGGACCGCTCCGGCAGCCGCATCGGCGCGTACCCGTTCGCCGCGGAGAACGTCGTCGTCGTCAGCGGCGTCAACAAGGTGGTCGAGGACCTCGACGCCGCTCTCGACCGGCTCGAAAGCGTCGCATACCCCCTGGAGAACGAGCGCGCACAGGACGCCTACGGCGTCGAGAGCGCCATCGCCAAACAGCTGATCTTCCGCAAGGAACTCGCCGAGGGCCGGACCTCTCTGGTCCTCGTCCGCGAGCAACTCGGCTACTGA
- a CDS encoding ring-cleaving dioxygenase, with translation MNLPPSTPGMHHVSVITGTTAETHGFYSEVLGLRFVKRTVNYDDQFMHHLYFGDERGRPGTLLTCFPFERGQEGRVGRPQPTATALSVPRTSIEYWTERLAGVERTERFGEPVLRFTDGAGQPLELVGSGGKREPWTGGPVPSEHAIGGLHSVTLASASPFQTASVLDALGFTLESQAGDRVRYRVEGGETGAVVDVLDSNLPFGREGIGTVHHVAFRVADREALEAWRDVFIEDGLSPSRVRDRRYFHSLYVREPGGILFELATEGPGLTVDESVDALGESLQLPPWLEADREMIAPQLPPIPDEER, from the coding sequence ATGAACCTCCCGCCGTCGACGCCGGGGATGCACCACGTCTCGGTCATCACCGGAACGACCGCCGAGACGCACGGATTTTATTCAGAAGTCCTTGGACTCAGATTCGTCAAACGAACGGTGAACTACGACGACCAGTTCATGCACCACCTCTACTTCGGCGACGAGCGCGGGCGGCCGGGGACGCTCCTGACGTGTTTCCCGTTCGAGCGCGGGCAGGAGGGTCGCGTGGGGCGGCCACAGCCGACGGCGACGGCGCTCTCGGTCCCGCGAACGAGCATCGAGTACTGGACAGAGCGTCTCGCAGGCGTCGAACGCACGGAGCGGTTCGGCGAACCGGTGCTCCGGTTCACCGACGGCGCGGGCCAACCGCTCGAACTCGTCGGAAGCGGGGGAAAGAGAGAGCCGTGGACGGGTGGGCCGGTGCCATCGGAACACGCCATCGGCGGACTGCACAGCGTGACGCTCGCCTCGGCGAGTCCGTTCCAGACCGCCAGCGTCCTCGACGCGCTCGGCTTCACGCTCGAATCACAGGCCGGTGACCGGGTTCGGTACCGGGTCGAGGGAGGAGAAACGGGCGCTGTCGTCGACGTTCTCGATTCGAACCTCCCGTTCGGCCGCGAGGGCATCGGGACGGTCCACCACGTCGCGTTCCGCGTCGCCGACAGGGAGGCGCTCGAAGCGTGGCGCGACGTGTTCATCGAGGACGGCCTCTCACCCTCCCGGGTGCGCGACCGGCGGTACTTCCACTCGCTGTACGTCCGCGAACCCGGCGGCATCCTCTTCGAACTGGCGACAGAGGGTCCGGGACTGACCGTCGACGAGTCGGTCGACGCGCTCGGCGAGAGCCTTCAGCTCCCGCCGTGGCTCGAAGCGGACCGCGAGATGATAGCCCCACAGCTCCCGCCGATACCGGACGAGGAGCGGTGA
- a CDS encoding alpha/beta hydrolase, whose product MNTTASPDGPHQGQPIRYAGAPLRVADAAVVLLHGRGATARSILDLADACYVHGVAYAAPQAQYNRWYPGSFLAPRDSNEPELSSALAAVDAAVSDVTSSVPPERVVVGGFSQGACLAAEYVARNPRRYGGLVVLSGGLVGPEGTDFEYGGDLAGTPVFLGCSDVDPYVPLERVHASRDAFESLGGDVTERIYEGMAHTTTDDELAFVTDLLADLVREAGAETDERGGDGR is encoded by the coding sequence GTGAACACGACCGCATCCCCCGACGGGCCCCACCAGGGCCAGCCGATCAGATACGCGGGCGCGCCGCTGCGTGTGGCTGACGCGGCAGTCGTCCTCCTCCACGGCCGGGGCGCGACCGCCCGGAGTATCCTCGACCTGGCCGACGCGTGTTACGTCCACGGCGTCGCGTACGCGGCCCCACAGGCACAGTACAACCGCTGGTATCCGGGGTCGTTTCTCGCGCCGCGCGACTCGAACGAACCCGAACTGTCCTCGGCGCTCGCGGCCGTCGACGCCGCCGTCAGCGACGTCACCTCCTCCGTCCCGCCCGAACGCGTCGTCGTCGGTGGGTTCTCACAGGGAGCGTGTCTGGCCGCGGAGTACGTCGCGCGGAACCCTCGCCGGTACGGTGGTCTCGTCGTCCTGAGCGGCGGCCTCGTCGGTCCCGAGGGGACCGACTTCGAGTACGGGGGTGACCTCGCCGGAACGCCCGTCTTCCTCGGCTGTAGCGACGTCGACCCCTACGTCCCGCTCGAACGCGTCCACGCGTCCCGTGACGCGTTCGAATCGCTCGGCGGCGACGTCACCGAGCGGATCTACGAGGGGATGGCTCACACGACCACAGACGACGAACTCGCGTTCGTCACCGACCTCCTCGCCGACCTCGTGAGAGAGGCGGGAGCGGAGACCGACGAGAGGGGAGGGGACGGCCGATGA
- a CDS encoding IclR family transcriptional regulator translates to MSTQGGGRTLQTTATSLRVVETLRDLDGARVTELAEAMDLAPSTVHAHLTTLAENEYVVKTGDVYHLSLAFLSLGDYVRNRRKAYRIAESYTEQLAEETECRAVFAVEENGRGVYMYTFSGQHAVWTYSTVGKRFHLHQTAAGKSILSRLPDGRVGAIIDEWGLPAATENTITDADTLVAELESVRERGVAFNHEEQLDGVKAVGVPVNGPDGQVIGAFSVASPANRMTDDRFETGLPETLLGVANEFELENSMS, encoded by the coding sequence ATGAGCACCCAAGGCGGCGGCCGGACGTTGCAGACGACGGCGACCTCGTTGCGCGTCGTCGAGACCCTTCGGGACTTGGACGGGGCCCGGGTGACCGAGCTGGCGGAGGCGATGGACCTGGCACCGAGCACCGTCCACGCGCACCTGACGACGCTCGCGGAGAACGAGTACGTCGTCAAGACCGGCGACGTCTACCACCTGAGCCTCGCGTTCTTGAGCCTCGGCGACTACGTTCGCAACAGGCGAAAGGCGTACCGCATCGCCGAGTCGTACACCGAACAGCTCGCCGAGGAGACCGAGTGCCGCGCGGTGTTCGCCGTCGAGGAGAACGGCCGAGGGGTCTACATGTACACGTTCTCGGGGCAGCACGCCGTCTGGACGTACTCGACGGTCGGCAAGCGGTTCCACCTCCACCAGACGGCCGCCGGGAAGTCCATCCTCTCACGGCTCCCTGACGGGCGCGTGGGGGCGATCATCGACGAGTGGGGCCTCCCCGCGGCGACGGAGAACACCATCACCGACGCCGACACCCTGGTGGCGGAGCTCGAATCCGTCCGCGAGCGCGGGGTCGCGTTCAACCACGAGGAGCAACTCGACGGCGTCAAGGCCGTCGGCGTCCCCGTGAACGGCCCTGACGGTCAGGTGATCGGGGCGTTCAGCGTTGCGAGTCCCGCCAACCGGATGACCGACGACCGGTTCGAGACGGGGCTCCCCGAGACGCTGCTCGGCGTCGCCAACGAGTTCGAGCTGGAGAACTCGATGAGCTGA
- a CDS encoding BKACE family enzyme yields the protein MAYQGYDDFFGKKLIITVATTGGLHGKEANPNLPTQPEEVAKDLAECEAAGASMVHLHARDENDEDTKSVERFQLLRDAIDEYCDDMIVNFTTGGGGIYTREERIAPVLETEPRPELATIDLGPINFGQTRTAENTREQNEEYSERMRDAGVKPELELFNPGHIPEAEHLIEEGLLDEPYWATVIFGMQNGMPPGPRNLVNFVDNLPDPVEWQCLAVGKHQLPMTTAAITMGGHVRVGMEDNVYYRRGELAESNAQLVRRTARIADELEREVASPTEAREILGL from the coding sequence ATGGCATACCAGGGCTACGACGACTTCTTCGGGAAAAAGCTCATCATCACCGTCGCGACCACCGGCGGCCTCCACGGAAAGGAGGCGAACCCGAACCTCCCCACCCAACCCGAGGAGGTGGCGAAGGACCTCGCCGAGTGCGAAGCGGCGGGTGCGTCGATGGTTCACCTCCACGCCCGCGACGAGAACGACGAGGACACCAAGTCGGTAGAGCGCTTCCAACTCCTACGGGACGCCATCGACGAGTACTGCGACGACATGATCGTGAACTTCACCACCGGCGGCGGCGGCATCTACACGCGCGAGGAACGCATCGCGCCCGTGCTCGAAACCGAGCCTCGGCCCGAACTCGCGACCATCGACCTCGGCCCGATCAACTTCGGCCAGACGCGGACGGCCGAGAACACGCGCGAGCAGAACGAGGAGTACTCCGAGCGGATGCGCGACGCCGGCGTGAAGCCCGAACTCGAACTGTTCAACCCCGGCCACATCCCCGAGGCGGAACACCTCATCGAGGAGGGACTCCTCGACGAGCCGTACTGGGCGACAGTCATCTTCGGGATGCAGAACGGGATGCCTCCCGGCCCGCGAAACCTCGTGAACTTCGTCGACAACCTCCCCGACCCCGTCGAGTGGCAGTGTCTCGCCGTCGGCAAACACCAGCTGCCGATGACCACGGCCGCGATTACGATGGGCGGGCACGTGAGGGTCGGAATGGAGGACAACGTCTACTACCGCCGCGGGGAACTCGCCGAGAGTAACGCACAGCTCGTCCGACGGACCGCACGGATCGCCGACGAACTCGAACGCGAAGTCGCCTCCCCGACGGAAGCGCGCGAGATACTCGGGCTCTGA
- a CDS encoding SDR family NAD(P)-dependent oxidoreductase, producing MERDSTALVTGGGRGIGQAICAELAARGNDIVIADLDEEEMASTVDLVEAEGRRALALQTDLKHLDSVETAVETALGEFGTIEHLVNNAGIAGPTSACEQISSEEWDETLAVNLRGPFYTCRTLLPPMKSAGYGRIVNIASVTGKRPLTKRTPYATTKMGLIGFTRTLAAEVGEHDINVNAVCPGSVDGPRIRQVFEQKAEATGQSYEAVRQSAENESPRQELVTREDIANAVAFLCSSDADRITGQDLNVSAGKVMY from the coding sequence ATGGAACGAGATAGCACCGCCCTAGTGACCGGTGGAGGGCGTGGTATCGGCCAGGCCATCTGCGCCGAACTGGCGGCTCGCGGGAACGACATCGTCATCGCCGACCTCGACGAAGAGGAGATGGCGTCCACGGTCGACCTTGTCGAAGCGGAGGGTCGACGCGCGCTCGCGCTCCAGACGGACCTGAAGCACCTCGACAGCGTCGAGACGGCGGTCGAGACCGCTCTGGGCGAGTTCGGCACCATCGAGCACCTCGTCAACAACGCGGGCATCGCGGGTCCGACCTCCGCGTGCGAGCAGATCAGCTCCGAGGAGTGGGACGAGACGCTTGCGGTGAACCTCCGCGGCCCCTTTTACACCTGTCGAACGTTGCTCCCGCCGATGAAATCCGCGGGGTACGGCCGCATCGTCAACATCGCTTCCGTGACCGGAAAACGCCCGCTCACCAAGCGGACGCCCTACGCGACCACCAAGATGGGACTCATCGGCTTCACCCGAACGCTCGCCGCCGAAGTCGGCGAACACGACATCAACGTCAACGCGGTCTGTCCCGGGTCGGTCGACGGGCCCCGGATCCGACAGGTCTTCGAGCAGAAGGCGGAGGCCACGGGCCAGAGCTACGAGGCGGTCCGACAGAGCGCAGAGAACGAGAGCCCCCGCCAGGAACTGGTGACCCGCGAGGACATCGCGAACGCCGTCGCGTTCCTCTGCTCGTCGGACGCCGACCGCATCACCGGGCAGGACCTCAACGTCTCGGCGGGGAAAGTGATGTACTGA
- a CDS encoding substrate-binding domain-containing protein, whose amino-acid sequence MVRDSSNQSRRRFLKQTVAGGSAVTLGGLAGCTGSGGSSGGSATSSGSNSGSGGSSNGDSSGSSGSGSGGGSMTSMASIANRQNSYWLSWEKGYLEAAEAFGYETNVQTNNGEVQTQQQQFDTAVSNDADFIVGQTYTNAAAITLAETLAESGTPGVLAVTIADWFVPQDAGEEYVTFFTPHFVNHAYTAAKMLFEAMGGSGMFVHIEGNRGTAPNIGRNKGVDLAMQEYPDIEMAGPRQPGNWIRSDARSVMNDKVSQFGDDIDGYFGQNDAVALGGLTILEENDIDVPVVGIDASEPGLAAIAEDRMTGTVSGMGPWQAGWSVAKCHDYINGHTLSDAEKMMSFNAPVCVKNPDEWTDAIDRLPVVDAADYNEAIFSGETPYDWTKMSVVEAGEDAWDPQIDMQPMNLADMKEVLDWKDADKPSDYSLPGVYTDDTVQEETTQLYRDRFQTNPLK is encoded by the coding sequence ATGGTACGAGATAGCAGCAACCAGTCCAGGCGTCGCTTCCTGAAGCAGACCGTCGCCGGTGGGTCGGCGGTCACGCTGGGTGGGCTCGCAGGATGTACTGGCAGCGGCGGTTCGTCGGGCGGTTCGGCCACATCGAGCGGGTCGAACTCCGGCTCCGGCGGGTCGAGCAACGGCGACTCCTCCGGTTCCTCGGGTTCCGGCTCCGGCGGTGGCTCGATGACCTCGATGGCCTCCATCGCCAACCGACAGAACTCCTACTGGCTCAGCTGGGAGAAGGGCTACCTCGAGGCTGCCGAGGCCTTCGGCTACGAGACGAACGTCCAGACGAACAACGGCGAGGTCCAGACACAGCAACAGCAGTTCGACACGGCGGTGTCGAACGACGCGGACTTCATCGTCGGGCAGACCTACACCAACGCCGCCGCAATCACACTCGCGGAGACGCTGGCGGAAAGCGGCACGCCGGGTGTCCTCGCGGTGACCATCGCCGACTGGTTCGTCCCACAGGACGCCGGTGAGGAGTACGTGACGTTCTTCACGCCCCACTTCGTCAACCACGCCTACACCGCCGCGAAGATGCTGTTCGAGGCGATGGGCGGCAGCGGGATGTTCGTCCACATCGAGGGCAACCGCGGGACAGCCCCCAACATCGGTCGGAACAAGGGTGTCGACCTGGCGATGCAGGAGTACCCGGACATCGAGATGGCGGGGCCGCGCCAGCCGGGCAACTGGATCCGCTCGGACGCCCGCAGCGTCATGAACGACAAGGTCTCCCAGTTCGGCGACGACATCGACGGCTACTTCGGTCAGAACGACGCCGTCGCGCTGGGCGGGCTCACCATCCTCGAGGAGAACGACATCGACGTGCCCGTCGTCGGCATCGACGCGAGCGAGCCCGGGCTCGCGGCCATCGCCGAGGACCGGATGACCGGGACCGTCTCGGGCATGGGCCCGTGGCAGGCCGGCTGGTCGGTCGCGAAGTGCCACGACTACATCAACGGCCACACGCTCAGCGACGCAGAGAAGATGATGTCGTTCAACGCGCCGGTCTGTGTCAAGAACCCCGACGAGTGGACCGACGCCATCGACCGGCTCCCGGTCGTCGACGCCGCCGACTACAACGAGGCCATCTTCTCGGGCGAGACGCCCTACGACTGGACGAAAATGTCCGTCGTCGAGGCCGGCGAGGACGCCTGGGACCCCCAGATCGACATGCAGCCCATGAACCTCGCGGACATGAAGGAGGTCCTCGACTGGAAGGACGCGGACAAGCCGAGCGACTACAGCCTGCCGGGCGTCTACACCGACGACACCGTCCAGGAGGAGACGACCCAGCTGTACCGGGACCGCTTCCAGACGAATCCGCTCAAATAA
- a CDS encoding sugar ABC transporter ATP-binding protein translates to MASQTHTNAMDGDRASSESEDHSFRVEGISKSFRHVQALKDVSLAVDHGEVIGLVGENGAGKSTLLNILTGVLQADEGQLYVDGDPVTFTNPREAANHGVSLVHQEQDVITTMRGYENLYLGREMERFGVLEKEQMREEAQAFVDDLGINIDVDERVRNYTFNERQMLEIAKAFHVSQKSENPVILLDEPTAGLEESGRKILFDLVNDLRERATFVFVSHELDEVLQISDRIYVLKDGERVGSTTAAEATTDSLQQAMVGRETADEYYRVPDQRREADLGETAMTVEGVAHEDTVGPISFSIREGEIFGIVGVEGSGKQRLGRLLAGDLDATRGSVSVGGTTLQNPTVSDMVDAGVGYIPKDRKSEGLLLYQSVLVNTSLAMVRDMNGNLPLLDLDAEEEATLDAIEELSIKTPGPNALVHGLSGGNQQKVVIARWLAQETPVLVMDNVTRGIDVGAKEEVYRLCRELTDKGVSIVFIGDELPEVIGMSNRIAVMAKGEFVREPFDASPGNKPTEEDLIQEMI, encoded by the coding sequence ATGGCATCACAGACACACACCAACGCGATGGACGGGGACCGGGCCAGCTCCGAGAGTGAGGACCACAGTTTCCGCGTCGAGGGTATCTCGAAGTCGTTCCGCCACGTGCAAGCACTCAAAGACGTGTCGCTGGCCGTCGACCACGGCGAGGTCATCGGCCTGGTCGGGGAGAACGGCGCGGGAAAGAGCACGCTGTTGAACATCCTGACCGGCGTGTTGCAGGCGGACGAGGGACAGCTGTACGTCGACGGAGACCCGGTCACGTTCACGAATCCGCGTGAAGCGGCGAACCACGGCGTCTCGCTCGTCCACCAGGAGCAGGACGTCATCACGACCATGCGGGGGTACGAGAACCTCTATCTCGGACGGGAGATGGAGCGCTTCGGGGTGCTCGAGAAGGAACAGATGCGCGAGGAGGCCCAGGCCTTCGTCGACGACCTGGGTATCAACATCGACGTGGACGAGCGCGTGCGTAACTACACGTTCAACGAGCGCCAGATGCTCGAAATCGCGAAGGCGTTCCACGTCTCCCAGAAGTCCGAGAACCCCGTCATCCTGCTCGACGAGCCGACGGCCGGGCTCGAAGAGAGCGGCCGCAAGATCCTCTTCGACCTCGTGAACGACCTGCGAGAACGGGCGACGTTCGTCTTCGTCTCCCACGAACTCGACGAGGTACTGCAGATCTCCGACCGGATCTACGTCCTCAAGGACGGGGAGCGCGTCGGCTCCACGACCGCGGCCGAAGCAACTACGGACTCGCTGCAGCAGGCGATGGTCGGTCGGGAGACCGCCGACGAGTACTACCGCGTCCCCGACCAGCGGCGCGAGGCCGACCTCGGCGAGACGGCGATGACCGTCGAAGGGGTGGCCCACGAGGACACCGTCGGCCCGATTTCCTTCTCCATCCGTGAAGGTGAGATATTCGGCATCGTCGGCGTCGAGGGGTCGGGCAAGCAGCGGCTCGGGCGCCTGCTCGCGGGCGACCTCGACGCGACTCGGGGCTCGGTCTCCGTCGGCGGCACCACGCTGCAGAACCCGACGGTCTCGGACATGGTCGACGCGGGCGTCGGCTACATCCCGAAAGACCGGAAGTCCGAGGGCCTGCTGCTCTACCAGTCGGTGCTGGTCAACACCTCCCTGGCGATGGTCCGGGACATGAACGGCAACCTGCCGCTGCTCGATCTGGATGCCGAGGAGGAGGCGACGCTCGACGCCATCGAGGAGCTGTCCATCAAAACGCCGGGCCCCAACGCGCTGGTGCACGGCCTGAGCGGCGGGAACCAGCAGAAGGTCGTCATCGCCCGCTGGCTGGCCCAGGAGACCCCGGTGCTCGTGATGGACAACGTGACTCGGGGCATCGACGTCGGTGCCAAAGAGGAGGTGTACCGGCTCTGCCGTGAGCTGACCGACAAGGGGGTCTCTATCGTTTTCATCGGCGACGAACTGCCCGAGGTCATCGGCATGTCCAACCGCATCGCCGTGATGGCGAAAGGCGAGTTCGTCCGCGAACCCTTCGACGCCTCACCGGGTAACAAACCGACCGAAGAGGACCTGATACAGGAGATGATCTGA